The region CACTGATTTTGTATATATCTTATTTCTTTTTCTCTACATTATTCCTTGATCCTTCTGAAAAATTTACCGAAATTTATAACGATACATCTCGACCACAATGGTTAAGACGATGCATCCTCGCCGCAGTAATTTTAACTTACTTAGCTGGGATTGTTAGTTTGATATATCTTTATAATATCACTGAAGGGTATTTCAGAACGACAGTAATAGTACTCGCGATTTCACTTCTTGTTTCATTTATTCTAATTAAAAAAAACAAAACAATCCTTTCTGAATTTGGTAGCCTCAGAAGACCTTTAGTTTATTTTATCATTATCACACCTATATTTATATATACATTCGCATCATTCAAAGCAGCGAATATAATAAATGGTGCTGAAACATTTTATGTTTCCTCTGACTCCCCATGTACTCAAAATACAAATACTCGTTACAGGTATATATCCAGCATATCGGATACAGCCTTTGCTATGTCCACAGAAGATAATTCATTATGTATATTTAAGTTTAAATATCTCAAACTTGTTCCGGAGTATGGAAACTTCGTTCTAAAGATGAAGCCCTGAACCCAAAAAAGTGTCGCAAAAGTGTCGCGCCAGCATAGACTTATTGACCTATATTGCCTCATATTGACTTAATAACACATTGAAAAATAAATAAGTTATTGTTTTTCGGTTGTCGTTAATGGAACTCATAATCGCTTGGTCGTTGGTTCAAACCCAACAGGGGCCACCAAATTTTAGATTTAAAATCATATAATTAAGCCACTTCGATTGAAGTGGCTTTTTTGTTTCTGGATTCTGGCGAGTCGCCAAAATGGCGGCTGATGTTAAATAAATACCAAAAACTTCCGCCAAAAAAGCCTGGGGTAATCATGCCGATAGGTTCTCTCATCCGGCTATATATCTAGGGCAGGATGTTACAGTCAGTTTCTCGCAGAACATTACCTCTGGTAAAAAAGTGGCTGCACTTTATCATCCTGTCAGCAAACGTATAATTCGTGTTCATCATGCATCACACACGGCAAACAACGGGGATAATTATGAAGCTGTGGAATAAACGTACTCTTTTCACTTTAGCCGTGTTGTCGTTAGCCAGAATTGCGCAGGCAGAAAGCATTCAGTGCCCGCAATTCCCCTCCCTGACGATGAAACAACATGCCCTGACGGATGCCAGCTTGTTTGTCGGGCCGCCAAAAGAACAGGTCGAACTCATGCCGGATACGGATAAAGACACTGCCTGGACCCTGGCAGATTATCAGGACGAAGCAAGGCAGCATAAGACATCGCTCTACGTTGTTTGCCGGTATAAAAATACGCTGCAAACTGTCGAATTGGTGGTTCCGGCAACGGCGCAGAAATGCTCGGCCTCATATGACCAGCACAATAATCTGATCGCCCATTGCCAATAATCCCGCTACAGTAAGCGAGGAATGAAATAGTGGCGTTCGAAATGAGCTAAGCGCTGATTTTTTGAATAATTGCCCCCGCACGCCACAGCATATCGACCTGACTCGTGGCACCGAATAACCTAATCAGCAAGTTTCTCATCTCTTCGATGTGCAACTTCTGCGCTTAAAAAGTTAATCCTTCAGCCGCGTCTATACCGGCAGAAATGCGCGGAATTTACCGTACCGATGCAAAAAGAAAAGCGAAGTAAAAAGCCTGTCAAATTATCAACCTGCCGATTTGATATTTACTCACCCACCTCCTAATCTTCCTTCATCAGACCAATGAGCAATGCATTGGGCCATGCTACCGCAGAGGCGAAAACCGCTGCACAGAGTGGGAGAATTTGCCGTGAGTTTCCAGCCCAGATATGCCAGCAGTGAATCTCCTGATCCGGTCGAAGCCGTTGCCCAGTTTGCCGCCCAAATCGGTCATGATGATGTTGAAACCATCCTTTTCTTTTGCTCTCCGGATTACGATCTGGAGGTGTTAGGCCGCGAATTAAAAAACACCTTCTCCTGCCCCTGCATCGGTTGTACCTCTTCCGGTCATATTGGCACTGAAGGCTTTCAGCATTCTGGGCTGCTGGGTCTCGGGCTGAGCGATGGTTTTCACGCCCGCGCGTTTATCATTCATCCTCTGCTTGAATACACCTCGGTCATTACGGATATCGCAGAAACCATTCGCCGCGACAGCGAAGAGAGACCAAACCTGCATCGTTTTGGTCTGCTGCTGGTGGATGGTCTGTCGATGGCCGAAGAGCGGCTGGTGGCAAACCTTTATCAACAGATTGGTAATGTACCCCTCATTGGCGGCTCTGCCGGTGACGATCTGCGTTTCGAAAAAAGCTTTATTTATGATGGCGATGGTCATTTTATCTCTGACGCTGCCGTTTTCGCGGTTATCGAAACCAGTTCACCGGTCGCCACGTTTAAGATCCAGCATTTTGTACCCAGCGATGTTGAGCTGGTTATCACCGAGGCGGACGCGGAAAAACGGCTCATTATGGAGATCAACGGTGAACCTGCCGCGCAGATCTATGCCGAATCCCTTGGTCTTACCGTCGATGAATTGACACCAACTGTCTTTTCCCGCAACCCGCTGGTGCTCTCTTTCGGCGATGAGCCTTACGTCCGTTCCATTCAGAAAATGAACGACGATCTCTCGCTTACCTGTTATTGCGCTATCGAAGAGGGGCTGATCGTCTCGATCGGCAAAGCGGAAGATCCGATCCAGACGTTTAGCCAGGCGTTTGAAAAAGTGCACGAGACGATCCCCAATCCTGCCGTCATCATCGGCTGCGATTGTATCCTGCGCCGTCTCCAGTTCGAAAAAGAGGGGCTGGAACAGCAGATCGGTGAAATCATGGTGCAGAACCGGGTGGTAGGGTTTTCAACCTACGGTGAGCAGTACAACGGGTTGCATGTCAACCAGACATTTACCGGTGTCGCCATTGGAGGGTAAATATCATGTCGCTCTTTTCCGAAGCCTCTACCCCGCCTCTTTCCCCTGCTGACTACGAGCGCAAACTCGCAGCCAGGGATAAAACCATTGATGTGCTGAAACGCCGCATCGCCCAGGAAGCCCGGCACAGTCACGCCACACCATTTGCCATTCTCGAACAAAATGTCGGGCTTGAGAAAGTGGTCGCGCGTAAGACAATGGAACTCGAAAACGAACGGCATGAGCTGGAAAAGGCGCTGGCCGAGCTGCGTCTGGCGCAGACCCAGCTACTTCAGGCGCAAAAAATGGAGTCTATCGGTCAGCTCGCCGCCGGTATCGCCCACGAAATCAACACCCCGACGCAGTATGTTGCCGATAATGTCGGCTTCATCAAAGGTGCTACGGACTCGCTGCTAAAACTGCTGAATGCCGCCCTCGCGCTCGCGGACGTTGCGCGCGAAAAAATGGCCGATGATCCGGTAATGGCAGAGTTCGATACGACGCTCAAACGCACAAAAATTGATTTTCTGCGTCGACAAATTCCAGGCGCGCTGGACGAGTCTCTGGAGGGGCTTGAGCATATTGCGCGGATTGTCGCCGCGATGAAGGAGTTTTCCCACCCTTCGAAGAATGTGAAAGAGCGGATAGATGTGCGCGATGTGATTAATACCACGGTCACGGTGGCCCGCAACGAATGGAAATATGTGGCGGAGCTCGAAACTAACATCGCCGACAACTTACCGCAGCTCCCCTGCCTGCGTGACATGGTCGGCCAGGCCATTCTCAACTTGGTGGTCAATGCCGCCCACGCCATTGCGGATACCCTGCAGGAAGGAGTGAAAGAGAAAGGCCGCATCGTTATTTCAGCATTACAGAACGGCGACTATTTAGAAATCCGCGTCCAGGATGATGGCAGTGGCATACCCGCAGCGATCCGCGACCGCATTTTCGATCCGTTCTTCACCACTAAAGCGGTGGGTAAAGGGACTGGACAAGGCTTAGCGATTGTCTACTCCACCGTGGTGGACAAACATAATGGGAAGATTCGCTGCGAGTCAGAAGAAGGCGTGGGTTCCACGTTTATCCTGCAATTTCCGCTCCATTGCCGCGACGAGGATGAGCCTGCATGCAAGTGATGTTCGTTGATGACGAAAGCCGGGTGCTTTCAGGCATTGAGCGCGCCATCATGTTGCAAGATATCGACTGGGAGTGCCGCTTCGCCAACAGCGGCCCTGAAGCGCTGACCATGCTGGAAGACACACCGGCGGATGTCGTGGTCTCTGA is a window of Enterobacter sp. R4-368 DNA encoding:
- a CDS encoding STY0301 family protein — translated: MKLWNKRTLFTLAVLSLARIAQAESIQCPQFPSLTMKQHALTDASLFVGPPKEQVELMPDTDKDTAWTLADYQDEARQHKTSLYVVCRYKNTLQTVELVVPATAQKCSASYDQHNNLIAHCQ
- a CDS encoding ATP-binding protein; the encoded protein is MSLFSEASTPPLSPADYERKLAARDKTIDVLKRRIAQEARHSHATPFAILEQNVGLEKVVARKTMELENERHELEKALAELRLAQTQLLQAQKMESIGQLAAGIAHEINTPTQYVADNVGFIKGATDSLLKLLNAALALADVAREKMADDPVMAEFDTTLKRTKIDFLRRQIPGALDESLEGLEHIARIVAAMKEFSHPSKNVKERIDVRDVINTTVTVARNEWKYVAELETNIADNLPQLPCLRDMVGQAILNLVVNAAHAIADTLQEGVKEKGRIVISALQNGDYLEIRVQDDGSGIPAAIRDRIFDPFFTTKAVGKGTGQGLAIVYSTVVDKHNGKIRCESEEGVGSTFILQFPLHCRDEDEPACK
- a CDS encoding FIST N-terminal domain-containing protein, whose translation is MSFQPRYASSESPDPVEAVAQFAAQIGHDDVETILFFCSPDYDLEVLGRELKNTFSCPCIGCTSSGHIGTEGFQHSGLLGLGLSDGFHARAFIIHPLLEYTSVITDIAETIRRDSEERPNLHRFGLLLVDGLSMAEERLVANLYQQIGNVPLIGGSAGDDLRFEKSFIYDGDGHFISDAAVFAVIETSSPVATFKIQHFVPSDVELVITEADAEKRLIMEINGEPAAQIYAESLGLTVDELTPTVFSRNPLVLSFGDEPYVRSIQKMNDDLSLTCYCAIEEGLIVSIGKAEDPIQTFSQAFEKVHETIPNPAVIIGCDCILRRLQFEKEGLEQQIGEIMVQNRVVGFSTYGEQYNGLHVNQTFTGVAIGG